A region of Vibrio porteresiae DSM 19223 DNA encodes the following proteins:
- a CDS encoding lactoylglutathione lyase family protein — MSNPTQYPRTFSHIGLSVPDLDKAVKFYTEVLGWYLIMEPTTIVEDESPIGEMCTDVFGQGWGSFRIAHLSTGDRIGVEIFQFENAQNPENNFEYWRTGVFHFCVQDPNVEELAEKIVAAGGKKRMQAPRFYYPGEKPYRMIYMEDPFGNILEIYSHSYELTYSSGAYN; from the coding sequence ATGTCTAACCCAACGCAATACCCAAGAACCTTTTCTCATATCGGACTTTCTGTTCCCGATCTAGATAAGGCCGTTAAGTTTTATACCGAAGTGCTCGGTTGGTATCTCATTATGGAGCCAACTACCATCGTCGAAGATGAGAGCCCGATTGGTGAAATGTGTACTGATGTTTTCGGTCAGGGCTGGGGGAGTTTTCGTATTGCTCACCTTTCTACCGGTGATCGCATTGGTGTGGAAATCTTCCAATTTGAAAATGCACAAAATCCAGAAAACAACTTCGAATACTGGCGTACCGGTGTGTTCCACTTCTGTGTGCAAGATCCGAATGTAGAAGAGTTAGCAGAAAAAATCGTTGCAGCTGGCGGTAAGAAACGCATGCAAGCACCTCGTTTTTACTACCCTGGTGAGAAACCTTACCGCATGATTTATATGGAAGACCCATTTGGCAACATCCTAGAAATCTACAGCCACAGTTATGAGTTAACTTACTCTAGCGGCGCTTACAACTAA
- a CDS encoding SRPBCC family protein, protein MSDIIWPEGFVPGFTDNFCSNEVIVVGLSTKEIWPLLNTPAQWPTYYANSANPRFYDDKGPELTDGVRFYFETFGFPVESQCVECVAPVAGQPARLAWHGWAGEGETRLDVHHAWLIEDLSENRVRILTQESQKGNPAKELANTKPNPMINGHQEWLDGLVAAARKAK, encoded by the coding sequence ATGAGCGATATTATTTGGCCTGAAGGTTTTGTACCAGGGTTCACTGACAACTTTTGTTCTAATGAAGTGATTGTGGTTGGTTTGTCTACAAAAGAGATTTGGCCACTATTAAATACCCCAGCACAATGGCCAACTTACTACGCTAACTCAGCCAATCCCCGTTTCTATGATGACAAAGGGCCTGAACTTACCGATGGCGTACGTTTTTACTTTGAAACCTTCGGTTTCCCTGTCGAATCTCAATGTGTTGAGTGCGTAGCTCCTGTTGCCGGTCAACCAGCGCGTCTTGCTTGGCACGGTTGGGCTGGTGAAGGTGAAACACGTCTCGATGTACACCACGCATGGTTGATTGAAGATTTGTCGGAAAATCGCGTACGCATTCTGACTCAGGAATCGCAAAAAGGTAATCCAGCTAAAGAGTTAGCAAACACTAAGCCAAATCCAATGATCAATGGTCACCAAGAGTGGTTAGATGGTCTTGTTGCTGCCGCACGTAAAGCAAAATAA
- a CDS encoding LysR family transcriptional regulator translates to MNNDIRNLDLNLLKAFDALMDEGTVTHAAQRLSLTQPAVSAMLTRLRDYFNDPLFVRAQRGMIPTERALALAPPIKQVLTDINLLLQPVHFDPLTADMTYTIAATDYALKAVIVPLMSELKKQAPGIRVAVIAINPETMVKQMEQGDVDLALMTPETTPVDLHSRSLYQEHYVCMMRAEHPAAQTGQITLEQFCTLEHILVSNHGGFWGPTDDALEAISVKRRIGLSVNSFLVLPEILRITDMIAVVPRRLACRHDHVVIMDTPLEVQGFTKSMAWHERSHRNPAHQWIRALCLEASQIHHL, encoded by the coding sequence GTGAACAATGACATCCGCAATTTAGATCTGAATTTATTGAAAGCGTTCGATGCCTTGATGGATGAAGGAACCGTCACCCATGCCGCGCAACGTCTCTCGCTGACTCAGCCAGCGGTTAGCGCGATGTTGACCCGCCTACGCGACTATTTTAATGATCCTCTTTTTGTACGTGCTCAACGTGGCATGATCCCGACCGAACGTGCACTAGCGCTTGCACCACCCATCAAACAAGTCCTGACCGACATCAACTTGCTTTTACAACCCGTCCATTTTGACCCTCTCACCGCAGACATGACGTACACCATCGCGGCGACCGACTATGCATTAAAAGCGGTGATCGTACCTTTGATGTCCGAGTTAAAGAAACAAGCTCCAGGAATTCGCGTCGCCGTGATTGCGATTAATCCCGAAACCATGGTGAAACAGATGGAGCAAGGGGATGTCGATTTGGCCTTAATGACCCCAGAAACTACGCCAGTCGATCTGCATAGTCGCTCTTTGTATCAAGAGCACTATGTGTGCATGATGCGCGCCGAACATCCAGCGGCGCAAACAGGACAAATCACGCTAGAACAATTTTGTACCCTTGAACATATCTTGGTCTCCAACCATGGCGGCTTTTGGGGACCAACTGACGATGCACTAGAAGCAATTAGTGTGAAACGTCGCATCGGGCTGTCCGTCAATAGCTTTTTGGTGTTGCCGGAGATTCTGCGGATCACCGACATGATAGCCGTAGTGCCACGCCGACTGGCTTGTCGCCATGATCACGTGGTGATCATGGACACACCACTGGAAGTGCAAGGGTTTACCAAGAGCATGGCTTGGCATGAGCGTTCACATCGCAACCCCGCCCACCAATGGATTCGCGCGCTCTGTTTGGAAGCGAGCCAAATTCATCATCTCTGA
- a CDS encoding alkene reductase, with amino-acid sequence MTVLFDDYILSGKPLKNRAVVAPMTSARAPGNVPNETTVRYYAQRADAGLIVTEGTPISQQGCGFVDCPGIWNQPQIEAWRKVTQQVHDLGSVIFTQIWHVGRISHVSLQPNGQAPVSSTATQAIHSKAFGYDKQGQPGFVTASKPHQLTTEEVQAIVNEFAQAAENAMAAGFDGVEIHGANGYLVEQFINGAVNDRQDQYGSESIDNRVRFALEVVDACIARIGADKVGIRLSPFGRLHELGDFPQEAETFLHLATELDKRQIAYVHIMDQASRGAPAMPEGFLARFRRAFTGPLILAGGLDLAKANQLLDSGVIDLAAFGASYIANPDLVERYRHGWPIAIPNQDLYYGGDEHGYTDYPTYSGPQS; translated from the coding sequence ATGACCGTGCTTTTTGATGATTATATTTTAAGCGGAAAACCACTCAAAAATAGAGCGGTTGTCGCGCCGATGACCAGTGCTCGCGCGCCTGGTAATGTGCCAAATGAAACCACTGTGCGTTACTACGCCCAGCGTGCCGATGCTGGACTTATTGTGACGGAAGGAACGCCGATTAGTCAGCAAGGCTGTGGCTTTGTCGATTGTCCGGGGATCTGGAATCAGCCGCAGATAGAAGCGTGGCGCAAAGTGACGCAGCAGGTTCACGACTTAGGCAGTGTTATTTTTACGCAGATTTGGCATGTGGGTCGAATCAGTCATGTGTCGCTGCAACCCAATGGTCAAGCGCCGGTGAGTTCAACGGCAACACAAGCCATTCATAGTAAAGCGTTTGGGTATGATAAGCAGGGACAACCCGGTTTTGTTACCGCCAGTAAACCACACCAACTCACTACCGAAGAAGTGCAAGCCATCGTCAATGAATTTGCCCAAGCCGCCGAGAATGCCATGGCAGCCGGCTTTGATGGCGTAGAAATTCACGGCGCGAATGGCTACTTAGTCGAACAATTTATCAATGGTGCCGTCAACGATCGCCAAGACCAATACGGTAGCGAAAGCATCGACAATCGCGTGCGTTTTGCGTTGGAAGTGGTTGATGCCTGCATCGCTCGTATCGGTGCAGACAAAGTCGGTATTCGTCTTTCTCCTTTTGGACGCCTGCATGAATTGGGTGATTTTCCACAAGAAGCCGAAACCTTCCTTCACCTTGCCACTGAATTAGATAAACGCCAGATAGCTTATGTCCACATCATGGACCAAGCCAGTCGCGGTGCTCCAGCCATGCCCGAGGGATTTTTAGCGCGTTTTCGTCGCGCCTTCACAGGCCCTTTAATTCTCGCTGGCGGGCTTGATTTAGCCAAAGCCAACCAACTTCTGGACTCTGGTGTAATTGACTTAGCGGCCTTTGGCGCAAGCTACATTGCCAATCCCGATTTGGTGGAGCGTTATCGTCATGGTTGGCCGATTGCTATCCCTAATCAAGATCTCTATTACGGTGGTGATGAACACGGTTATACCGACTACCCCACCTACAGCGGCCCCCAAAGCTAA
- a CDS encoding zinc-binding dehydrogenase, with the protein MKAIIYQPDNDIFCAFDMATPQLESPYDVLIEVDAVGLNPVDAKVNYWFGIVADGTREFVGGLDVSGTIVAKGKEVHQWQLGDRVLYHGNMRRRQGGFAQLAVQDSRTLTPHPEVNACEAAASPCAGWTAYRAINDKLHMASHKQSVAIYGASGGVGSYAVQLCRYFNVPQVIAICSERNFDYVRSLGATHCFDYRDEKLLEKLAMAVGSDGIDCALDCFGQKGQGVLSASLGFDGQLVELVNTIDSAQHERAFERGLTLHQLSLGSGHVYGDRGFRSIVNAGMTMNLLMEQQKIQAPKLTVIELADIPDALTEIRLGHTCGKYVAAIQ; encoded by the coding sequence ATGAAAGCCATTATTTATCAACCGGATAATGATATTTTTTGCGCCTTTGATATGGCGACACCGCAGCTTGAATCGCCTTACGATGTATTGATTGAAGTCGATGCGGTCGGTCTTAACCCAGTCGATGCCAAAGTCAATTACTGGTTTGGAATAGTGGCTGACGGGACTCGTGAGTTTGTGGGTGGTTTGGATGTATCGGGAACCATTGTTGCTAAAGGCAAAGAGGTTCACCAATGGCAGCTAGGGGATCGCGTCCTTTATCATGGCAATATGCGCCGTCGCCAAGGTGGATTTGCTCAGCTGGCAGTACAAGATTCTCGTACACTCACGCCGCACCCTGAGGTGAATGCCTGCGAAGCTGCAGCTTCACCTTGTGCGGGGTGGACTGCTTATCGAGCCATTAATGATAAACTGCATATGGCGAGTCATAAACAGAGTGTCGCGATTTACGGTGCGAGTGGCGGGGTGGGTAGTTACGCTGTTCAGCTTTGTCGTTATTTCAACGTACCGCAAGTGATAGCCATTTGTTCTGAGCGAAACTTCGACTATGTGCGTTCGCTGGGGGCGACTCACTGCTTCGATTATCGCGATGAAAAGCTGCTTGAGAAACTGGCAATGGCGGTGGGTTCGGATGGCATTGATTGCGCTTTAGATTGCTTTGGTCAAAAGGGACAAGGAGTGCTTTCAGCAAGTTTGGGCTTTGATGGTCAGTTAGTGGAGTTGGTCAATACCATCGACTCTGCTCAACATGAACGAGCATTTGAACGTGGTCTGACGCTTCATCAACTGAGTTTAGGCTCCGGGCATGTCTACGGTGACCGTGGTTTCCGTTCAATTGTTAATGCGGGAATGACGATGAATCTGTTGATGGAACAGCAAAAAATTCAAGCCCCTAAACTTACCGTGATCGAGTTGGCTGACATACCCGATGCGCTTACTGAGATTCGCTTAGGACATACCTGCGGCAAATATGTGGCTGCCATACAATAG